Part of the Xiphophorus couchianus chromosome 8, X_couchianus-1.0, whole genome shotgun sequence genome is shown below.
gtACACATAATGAAAGTGCAGTAGTTAATCTTTTAAATCATGTAAGTGGCTTTATCGTGTCAGGGAAGGTGGTCTCCACAACAGACCTCAGATCTGCAGCATTTAGCTGCACTGAAGGTCTTTAGCGGCCAGACAAAGTATGGTTTGCCTTGTCCCTCCCTGTAGATGGCttcatactttaaaaaaaaaaaggttggttTACAAAGCTCATTGGTCTAAATTTTTATTCAAGGTGTACCAATAAATTGTCCAGCCAATGAGTCGGCCCCAACTTCCTTAATTTTGGTAAATCGGTGATCAGTTGATACTTACGTgaaaccgatcttatccaccaatTTTACCTACTTcagcaaaagtctaaaaatcagccactgtcctcttttaCTCTGCCATGTGAGAGGGCTGACTGACAAACCCAGACTGACCTCCCACCAGGtcatgtttgcatgtttgcagttaacaattcTAACAACAGTGGAGTGACTGCTAACAACTTTCCTaacaactcagcaactttcctgctatatttagcaacatttcagagaaaaaagggTATTGGACAAAATGGGAATGGGCAGATTAGGCTTTGTCAGTAAACAGTAATCTGCAAGATatctgcaatcggtgcagccctaATTTCATCCATTTCAGTAAATGGGGTGACAGTGGAGGAAACCGGCTCAATATGGGTAATTAAAATGACTCCTTAACAGCTGAAGCTTTTATATGCTTCTACATAATAAAGTTTCAGTGCCAGGAATATTTAGACATCTCTCCCAGCTGATGCCAACCACTGCTAATCTGGATGTTACATGATGATCCTGCTTTAAGGGAAGGcagataaataaacataaacaagtttttaatttaagatcTGGTTTCAGTATCTAAAGTGTGGTCACAGGGAATGTTGAAATTTTGGGGAAGTCAAAAATGGACTGAAACTTCTGTTAGTTTGAATCTGGACAACAGTGGTATTGATAATGAAAAATGCTTGGGAACCCTGATAGAATTTGTTTTCGTCTGTGTTTGTGTAGCCGGTTCATCCTCCACATCCCCAGCGAGGAGCGGGACAACGCTATTCGTGTGTGTTTCCAGATTGAGCTGGCTCACTGGTTTTATCTGGACTTCTGCATTCAAAACACTCCAGGAGCGCCTCAGTGTGGAATCAGAGACTTTGCCAAAGCTGATATCCTTTTATATGATGTCTGTTCAACCAGCTCTCAAGACATTTCTAGTCATTTTAGTGCAACCTTTGTGCAGATGTGTTCTCTTGGCTCCTTTAGGGTTTGATAAATTGCAGGACAAACCTAATGTAGGAAATCCTCATGGCCATAGGTAATATTTTTCTTGACAACTGTAAACTTTTCCATCATTGTCCATTTCTGCTGCCACATGGAGAGGATGTGCAGAAGgttctggaggaatggaaggaGTACAAGATGGGTGTACCCACATATGGGGCAATTATTCTAGATGAATCACTGGAGAATGTGAGTTTATGTTGCATGTAGACATAAATCACAGGAACAGGTTACTTCAGTTCGGCCGTTGTCAGTCTGTCGTTTCTTACTTAATAGCTAAAAACATTGCAGGCTCACTTTAAAAAGCTTATcaatcaatcaggtttatttgtatagcacatttcagcaacaaggcatttcaaagtgctttacatcagtggttctcaaatgggggtacacgtacccctgggggtacgtggaggtactgcagggggtacgtgaagcttttcaaaatatctttaaaaaatcagtaggctcctcataataagtcttgggaaaaattattttgtaaaaagtttgataaaatataaatgtgtgttcatgcactgaattttatattcagtatttagtttcaatatcctttaaaataaaacagtttgactggttttataccttcctggtggtcaccgtcttctgtttttcttttttgtttaaccatgcaatgtttgtaatatggatgtatttgtcaggttcactgatataagctgtttggctttaataaatcagacagtgattttacagcactgtacctcttttttattccaaaaatgttttgcccgtgtcagggggtacttgactaaaaatatatttttaagggggtacatcactgaaaaaagtttgagaaccactgatttacatcataaaaacacaaaaataagtaGTATTCTCTTTGACAGCTGActgtttaatgatttattgattatgattcaaaagcaactctaaagaGGCagggttttagtctagatttaaaggaactcagtgtttcagctgttttgcagttttctggaagtttattccagatttgtggtgcatagaagctgaatgctgcttctccttgtttgacTGGGACACAGTGGTAGCTGAGAActgaattagttttatttttctttatctttaacTAGATAACATTATGGACATTAATGAGCTGAGCATAATACAAACTATCATCTTAATTgaacaaattgacatttctgaaagaaatattctccaCATAGAATAAACCTGTTTATCAAACATTCTTATTTGCACTATTTAGCCCAAACAATGTATTGTTGTGTGAagatacaaatatattttaattaaatcattGATCAAATCAATGGATTCAGTGTTTCTCATGGCTGTGAaagtgtgtcggtgtgtgtgggcgtgtgcatgtgtgtgtgatatGTAACTagcacagtttttccttccaggCGCTGCTTGTTCAGGGCTACCTGGCCAAGTCTGGCTGGGGTTTTCCAAAGGGGAAAGTGAATGAGGATGAAGCTCCTCATGACTGTGCAGTTCGTGAAGTGAGTCTTCCAGGTCTTGCTGGCTGAGTTTAAAGCAGTATAACTGTCTCTGATGTGTGATTCAAGCAGAACATCTAACTGCTCTGCAGGTGCTGGAGGAGACAGGTTTTGATATCAAGAACCGCATCTGCAAAGACGTGTACATCGAACAGAAGATAACTGACCAGTTGGTGCGACTCTATATCATCCCAGGAGTATCCAAGGATACAAAGTTCAACCCCAAAACACGGAAAGAGATCAGGGTAGagaaacttttcaacatttGGAAGTGCTTGATTTCTACTGTTAAGACATACTTCTTCCAAacaaatcttgttttctttttttcagaacatTGAATGGTTCCCTATTGAGAAGCTGCCCTGCCACAGGAATGACATGACCCCAAAGTCTAAACTGGGACTAGCACCCAATCGATTTTTCATGGCCATTCCATTCATCAGGTAGTAACAATTTATAAGTCAgcggtctcaaactccagtcctcgagggccggagtcctgcagtttttagatgtgccacaggtacaaaacactggaatgaaatggcttaattactgtacctcctccttgtgtagatcagttctccagagccttaatgacctaattattctatttaggtgtggtgcagcagaggcacatctaaaagttgcaggacagcggccctcgaggactggagtttgagagcCCTGTTATAAGTAGTTCTATTAATACAACATACAACAGGTTCTTAATTGAGGAATATGTCAATGTACATGCCAGACGTTTGTCCAcctttttcaaaatttcagtATCAAAGTTAAATGGCATGTGTTTTAGTTTATCTATaaccaaataaaataactatTGTAATTAGGTGCcaataaaagtacaaattaaaacaataaaaatcatccTCTTCAACGTCTCGTGTTTTTTGGTCTGATATAATACAAGGACATTTCTATACCCAGTTTAGGTTCAGAcccataattatttattttgcgtTCTTTAGAGTGCAACTATGACCACGAAGTTTtacttttgtagaaaatgtcaaatgtcaTTTGGATAGTAGTTATTCctgatctgattggctgatagtaTTGATGAAGTTCAGACCTCCACAGGTCCATCACAGGCAGCCTTATTCAGGTGTGTTTTCACTAGATAACTGGTGTCCTGCTCTCTTGTACATGTAACTCTTTGCTCTTTCACAGACCGCTGCGTGAATGGATTAACAGACTCAAGGGTGAATCAGATAGTGATGAGGAGCTGGCGAACAACAGGATGACTCCATCCAAACCTTTAGATGGCATTCGGTAAAAATACATCACCACCTGTTCTTAGAATACCTAAAACTTACTCTAACTAATAGTATTAATACTTAGTTTAGTGGCGTAAGCAGCATCAGGAACAGCCACTGGAAGGAAGGAGGATTGTCTGAGTAGCCTTGGCAGCTGTATGCAGTTTGAATTGAATGCAGGCAGTCAATATTTGACTCCAACTCAGCTCAAGTTGAGACCTGCACACAGGTGGCACAGTTGGGTGTTTTATCTACCATGCTGTATGGAATATGATGAGGAAGAgatgacaaaattaactttccTAGTGCAAAGTGATGTGCAGaggttgctgctgttttttcatAAGAATTCTCCAAAACTGTGAGGcttagtttttgtttcagaaatatgTGTTCACAAATATGAGACTTTTACAGACATACCTGCTGTGAGCATACTTGCAGGTGTACTAATGCCCTTTGAGGTCTCAGTTTGATATAAAATGgggattataaaaaaaatattattattatcctgACATCCACCAACTCCAGTGTTTAAGAGCCATTTTCAAATGCGTCTTGTTTataacacacctgaatcaggCTGAATGACGTCTTCTGCATGTTAATCCTGTCTCACAGACGCCTGCTGAGCCATTCCTATGATGCAGGTGTGTTGGAACAGGTATTCACCTAAATGTTCTAGAATTTGAATTGGAGACCACTGTCCTACTGCACTACTTCATATGTCCTAACATATGAAGTAGTGAAGTAGCAGTATTAACATTCTCTTCATCACACTCTGTCTGTAtagaaatgtcatatttttgttcttttatttccaCTAAGTGCAGTTGTTCAAATATTATCTAATTCATATTCTAAATGTTCTATGTAATTTCAGTCTTGTGCATATCGGTGATAAGGCAGTTTaatgttcaaatgtttaattttgaaaaaatatgtagtcAGGATGTTGTCACATGCGCAGTGGTGAATTGTGGGCGGGGCAACCTGTTAAATCTCAGTAAGTCTGCAAATCAATACAGAGGTTTGCATTGGATGATCGTCtggtttgctgtttttgtgtttttcatgttaGGTTAGATTAATGTAAGCATCCAGACCTGACCCATCCATTCAGAACACATTCTTTCCTTCCCACGTACCACCTTCCACAAAACTCTTTATTGTGTATCTCTCTAAGGTCAAAGAGCCGAAACAATGACGTATATCCAGGAGAGGGTTGGAACAAACATAAGCAGCAGAGGACTCCGGGGCAGACGAACCAGAATGATCCCAACCAGGTCAGAAACACGCAGAGTACTGTTCTGTTGTTATAGAACATTCCCCCAAATCTACCCTGATGCTGTAGCACACATTAGCAAACACCTATCAGCCAGCACAGCAGTTACTTATCATGGACTGATGGGATTAATTCTACAGTCTAGCCAAAGTTAAAGAGAGCAGTAGGGCCGATCCTAGTACCTACAGTAGCCTGGTGTGGTAGTGCAGGACTCTGCACCCATTGGTTAGGttaggttaaactttattaatcccatagggaaattaagataagatttattgtcattgtcatcaacagattacgagATTTAGATTTGCTCGACttgagttaagatgcaggttatgtgtatatacataatatacaatgataaagaaataaatagtacaaaatgagaaataaacttagacatcagaagatggttgcagcgcctggaggtgtcgcaacagaatttacatttttaacaaagtggtgtcaagagcagaagttcttatgcctttgaatttagtgccatgattgccatcgggtaaaaactgttttttaggcgatttgtcctggtttttattgctctgtatctcttgtctgatggcagcagctggaagagaccatggccagggtgtgaagagtcatttaaaatgtccaaaactttcttgtggagcctggaagtgtaaatctgttccatagtggggagggggcagcctatggttctctctgctgccctaacaaccctctggagcaccttcttgccacagatgtgctgctgccgtaccagacacacagactgtacgtgagcacactctctatggagcagtgatagaaggcctgcagcaggtctgaggggagacggttcttcttgagtattctcagaaagtacagtctctgctgtgccttcttcaacagctccttggtgttggtgctccaggttagcttgtcctccaactccatgcccagaaacctgaacactgggaccctctccacacaggtcccactgatggtgagaggctggatgtccgttttgttcttcctgaagtcgatcaccagctcctttgttttggaggtgttgaggagcaggttattgactttgcaccactctgacagctgcttcacctcatccctgtactccagctcccccttcccgcctgagatgagaccaacaacagtcgtgtcatctgcaaactttatgatcttgttgctgaggtggttggagacacagtcatgagtgtagagggtgtagagaagtgggctgagcacgcaaccctgtggcgatccggtgttcaggctcagagcagtggaggtgtgggggcccagtctgaccctctgagagcgacctgttaggaagtccaggatccaactgcaggtggctgatgggagcccaaggtttgctagcttggacaccagacgttggggaagtatagtattaaatgctgagctgaagtccacaaAGAGCATTCTGACGTAGCTCCCCTGCTTCTCTAAGTGGGTCAGGGCAGCATGAAGTGCTGTGgatacagcgtcctctgtggacctctttgctttgtaggcAAATTGGAGAGGGTCCAGCTCAGCAGGCAGGCCAGCGAGGATGTGACTCCGCACCAGTCTCTCGaagcacttcatgatgatcGGTGTGAGTGCCACTGGACGGTAGTCGTTCAGGGTGTTGATGTTGGTTCTTTTCGGCAGGGGGACAATGGTAGAGGACTTTAGGCAGGGAGGTACAGTGGCTTGAGACAGGGActggttaaaaatctttgtgaagaTTCCAGCCAGTTGGTCTGCACAGTCTTTAAGCACCCGTCCCGACACACCGTCTGTTCCcgcagccttccttgggttcaCCTTCCTCATCACCTGCCTCACCTCACACTCCTCTActgtgagagcagagctgctgtggacAGGCAGCTGTGATGGAGCTGTGGTAGGTGTCgcctcaaagcgggcaaagaagataTTCATCTCCTCTGCCAGGGAAGTGGTTCCCTCCGTGCATGGCTGGTTGCTGGATCTGTAGTTTGTAATGTGCTGAACaccctgccacacctgcctggtGTTGTTGCTCCTGAGCTGCTTCTCTATTCTCCCTCTGTATGATGCCTTAGCTTGGCAGATGCCTCTTCTCAGGTTGGCTCTGGCAGAACTGTAGAGTGCtttgtccccagacctgaaagcaGCGTTCCTGGCTTTCAAGAGGCCCCggacctccttagtcatccagggtttcctATTCGGATAGATCTTCATGAGTCTGTTCCTGGTGACATTGTCCGTGCAGAACCTGATGTAGTCCAAGACTGCTGAGGTGTAGTTCTCCAGATCCTGATGTGCAAAAACCTCCCAGTCAGTTCTCTGGAAGCAGTCCTGTAGTTGGTGGCCAGATGGTGACAGTCCGGGTTGTAATGGGGACACGTTTCCGCAGGGGAGTGTAAGCAGGGATCAGTAGCAGGGACACTTGATCAGACTGGCCAAGGTGTGCTAAGGGTTTAGCCCTGTATGCTTGTCTGATGTTTGTGTACAGCTTGTCCAGAGTTTTATCACCCTGGTTGTGCACTTTACGTGTTGATGGAATTTGGGGAGGACTGATTTCAGATCAGCATGATTAAAGTCCCCAGAGAAATTGAGGTTATACATTGGCTCTTTAGACCCTGCACTGCTTTCTAATGgccaaaaatgttcttaaaagcaaaagtaaTAGTAAATGCTAGCTTTAGGAGTTTTATGAAGCATTGTCATTCAACATATGCATAGCCTGAAGAATTACACTAATAGAGTGAGGAATATTTTTCTTaagaaaattaatcatttttagtaGCAAACTACAtgatttttcttcacatttgttTGACTGGTACATTGAAGATAATGTGTTAATTCCGTTTGATGTAATACCTTGAGATTTTCCCATAAAACAAGTCTGCTGTTGCACATATTGTAAAACTAAGTTGTGCcttgaaacacattttatttagctcCACCAGGGGCAAAAATGGCTCTCAGGGTTTGAGCCATTGCTGACCCTTCTGTAGTTatgttgaaactgaaaaatctgaGACCAAACATCCAAGATTTGTTAGGCTTGAGCAGCTCCGGCTGCAGACAAGTTTAACAGGGGGGCATTGACTTATTAGACGACAACATCAGTAGTCTAAGGCTACTTAACAAGCTTAAGGCGCTGTATTGttattagctagtcatcttttagctaacattacctgTATTGAACAGCATTACTCAACTCAGTCGGTTAGTTTGGGGGGAAAACTGTGCCAGGTTCTTTGCGTTTTCCTGGTTTGCTGCATAATTCTAACACACACCTGCGGAGCTctgcgcagcagcagcagcaggtctccgTCGCAGCCGCACGGGTGTAAACCCAGCGCGAGCGTCGTAGCGCACATGTTGCGTTTAAAGGCGGCTCGGAAACAGGTTACGACGTGTTAACAACGGatttaacagttttaactgctgaaaTCAGTGACAGAGGACACAGATATGGGAAGTGCGGAAGCCCCTACTGTATCAGATTGATATAGGAATAACATAAAGTTGACCATTCTaaggttaaaaacaacaaacagcttccagtccaggGGGGGCACGGCTGACTCTGTGGGCAGGCAATGCCCGCCCATGCCGCCGAGCCTGGGCTTGAGTGAGCAGAAAGGACACTTAGGATGTGTTGCAACAACATGTTGCCGGCTGTGTTGCTGTAACAAAGCAGCAGTTTTATGAATGGGAGTGCAAGTAGGAAGTCCCAACGACAGGTTTCAAGTTCTGACAGCATCCCAAACTAAAGAAACTCATCGGAATGTGTCGAACACATCCAGTATCAGTTTGTGGGGATAAAGCAAGCTTACAAGCTTCAGAACAACAACAGGTTTGCTGGTGGCAGTATTATGATGTGTGGGCACTATGCTGCCAGGTGGAGAAGACTTCAAAGAGGAAGTTAAAACATACACACAAGTGGGTTTTACTAATGGCCAATGAAACTAAGCATGTGGTCAGGCTGGTTATAAAGTGGCTTGAGGGCACCATATAAAGTGTTTTGAATTGGCCATTACAAAGCCCTCATCTCAGTCCCGTAGGAAGTACTGAACTGAAAAGCTGGGAGTGAGCAAAGCAGCCTTCAGTCAGTTCCAACAAGCCAGTTCTACCAAATACTAGGAGAAATATATGcaaacttctgactttgaaGAATGGTTTTAAAATACTCTTTCTGACATTATTCTGgcttttagcaaatagaaacaatgtttgtttccaaactgacataaaacaggaaacatttaatctgactTCATCTCAGGcagtgtgggaaaaaaatgacagcttTGCTGTTGGTCTAACCAAACCCTTTAGTCCTAAACCACATCACTGATAGAATATTAGTATTTAGTTGATGTTCAGAAGGGTCATATGTTTATAAAAACGATGTACCTTTCAGTCCTAATgtcattaatataaaataagagTCAGCGAAGCTTAATAATATGTAATCAGTCAACTATGCTGTGTCTGACTTTATTGATGACtcttttaaagctaaaaaatgaTGGTGGTAAATTGTAAAGAATTAGTCCTTGTCCTGTCACAGCTTAGAACAGACCACAGCCACTATCTGCTGTTCAAGGTCTGTATTCTCTCTGCAGAAACTGGTTTTGAAAAGCAGTGGCAAAAAAAGACAGGACTCTCCTTGTGTAAAGAGAGGAACCGGTGAAAATGGATCCAATAACCAGCAGGTTAGTAGCGACACATTGAAACttaggctacgttcacactgcagtgaCAATTCTCGATTCCGATTTTTAGTGAGATCAAAATTTTTTTGCATGGTCattcacatttcaaaatgtatgcGACTTGTACATGATCTCCTGTGCGAACTCTTAACGACCTGAAAGCTTCCCGCATGTGCACAAGAGGGCGCAGTATTGGCACATGTAGAGAGCGTGCTCAGTGTTTTGTTAACTGCCATAAaaaagaagtgctcagtgtttgcggaagtaaacatggatgctactGGTGGAGCATGTCATGCAATTTTAAAGTTGGTATCCAATCGGAGCCAGCATATTAGCAACGTAATCCTCATTATGgtccgccatggttgttgtttttcttcctgcttgtgCGTATCAAGATGCAGAATAGTGACATTTGTCGAGTATCATAGACATTCACACATCTAAGTGGCCTGGGTTGTGTTAGAAAAAATCCGATCTGTTGTTCAGACTCCcatggcaaaaaaaatctgattcgGGTCTCTTCAGGCTGCAATGTGAATGTAGACTAAGCACCACTTCCTTCCTTTTTGAAGATATTATTTatctgagcaaaaataaataaaataaatacatcttcaTGAGGGTAAACAGAGGTACAGTCAACCTAAGATGCTTTCACTATACTTGACATCTTAGCAGCACTGTACTACTCAAAAGCAACTGTTGCATCCCATGAATCTAGGAAGAGTTAGGAAggtattttgaaataatttagtcTTTCTAGAGATGGGAACGTTTATTTACAAGTGGAAATCATCTAAGATGTGTGCCAATCATTCCAGGTGTCAATATTCACACAGATTCACCTCATGGGTAGA
Proteins encoded:
- the dcp2 gene encoding m7GpppN-mRNA hydrolase isoform X1, which translates into the protein MFSASMETKRVEIPTSVLDDLCSRFILHIPSEERDNAIRVCFQIELAHWFYLDFCIQNTPGAPQCGIRDFAKAVFHHCPFLLPHGEDVQKVLEEWKEYKMGVPTYGAIILDESLENALLVQGYLAKSGWGFPKGKVNEDEAPHDCAVREVLEETGFDIKNRICKDVYIEQKITDQLVRLYIIPGVSKDTKFNPKTRKEIRNIEWFPIEKLPCHRNDMTPKSKLGLAPNRFFMAIPFIRPLREWINRLKGESDSDEELANNRMTPSKPLDGIRSKSRNNDVYPGEGWNKHKQQRTPGQTNQNDPNQKLVLKSSGKKRQDSPCVKRGTGENGSNNQQKEDKRTHPRRLQDMFERDMAISSSSCHLSSGDKDFEQLVSSKAFLNFKFDRDAIMKCFDY
- the dcp2 gene encoding m7GpppN-mRNA hydrolase isoform X2, with amino-acid sequence MFSASMETKRVEIPTSVLDDLCSRFILHIPSEERDNAIRVCFQIELAHWFYLDFCIQNTPGAPQCGIRDFAKAVFHHCPFLLPHGEDVQKVLEEWKEYKMGVPTYGAIILDESLENALLVQGYLAKSGWGFPKGKVNEDEAPHDCAVREVLEETGFDIKNRICKDVYIEQKITDQLVRLYIIPGVSKDTKFNPKTRKEIRNIEWFPIEKLPCHRNDMTPKSKLGLAPNRFFMAIPFIRPLREWINRLKGESDSDEELANNRMTPSKPLDGIRSKSRNNDVYPGEGWNKHKQQRTPGQTNQNDPNQKEDKRTHPRRLQDMFERDMAISSSSCHLSSGDKDFEQLVSSKAFLNFKFDRDAIMKCFDY